The Halobacillus ihumii genomic sequence TAAATCGAGCTGTCCGCCTTGTAGATACCATCCATAGTAACGATTTAGAGCCAGCACATCTACAAGATCTCCTACCTTGCATTTATCAGGAGTTGACTTCAGGTAAGTAACGATCGTGACCGGCCGATCTTGTGGATCTAATTCTTTTGCTAATTCAACTAATGGTTTGAAATATTCGTAAGCGCCTTCCTCTTCAGAAGCTGGCTCATTGGCGATGCTCCACAGAACGACAGAAGGATGATTTTTATCACGAGTAATCAATTCTTTGATCACATCTACATGATGATCATATGTTCCGATTTCCTTCCAAGTGTCTCTTGGTTCAGTGTCGCCTAGGAGAGCTGCGCCAAAGTTCAAGTGCACACCTACTGCTGGTGTTTCATCAATAATTACGAGTCCCTCGCGATCTGCCAACCGCATAATCTCTTCAGAATATGGGTAATGAGCGGTACGGAAAGAGTTTGCACCGATCCATTTCATCAATTGAAAATCCATCACATTTAACGCTTCGTCCATTCCCCTACCATGAACGTGCGAATCTTCATGCTTTCCAAATCCTTTGAAATAGAACGGTTCACCATTAATCAAAAATTGATTTTCAGCGACTTCTACTGTTCGAACACCAAAGGGTTGATCATATTGATCGACAACGCTCTCGCTCTCCAGAAGTTCAACTCTCAGTGTATAAAGGTAGGAGTTCAATGGCTGCCACAAATGAACATCCTTGATTTCGACCTCGCCGCTTGCACCTTGAGCTTCGGCTACAACTCTTTTTTCTTCATCTAATACACTTATATTAACTTCAGACTGTCCACCTGCTGATTCGACATCATATTTAACGATTCCATTTTCCCCGTTCACATCCGTGACAACAGTAATATCCTTCACGTAAGATTTAGGGGTGGTATATATTTTAACAGGACGATGAATTCCCGCATAATTGAAAAAGTCGAAATTCGGGCTGTTTTCAACTACTGTACCTAACCCGTCCACTTCATGTTCGTGATAATGGCCAACAGGCAATGTTGTTTCGTCAACGATATTATTGACAGCTACCGTCAATCGGTTCGTCCCATTTTGAACGTGATCATTAATTTCTTTTTCAAAAGGGGTGAAGCCTCCTTTATGCTCCATCAACAACTCACCATTAAGATATACTTTTGCAACATGGGTGGCCGATCCAAAACGTAAAACCATTCTTTCCTGATTCATATAATTCGGCACATGGAACTCTCTTTCATACCAGACCCACCCAATGTGGTTGCGAATTTCCTTTGTTACTCCAACATCGTTATATGATGTCGGAACGGCCATGTTCAAGGTATCTTCCAAAGAACGTTTTTGCCATTCCTGTTCAAAACCCTCTCCGTGATCAAGCTTGAAATCCCAAATCCCGTTAAGGTCTACGATTCCTCTAGTGTTTGTAGTAATTGGGTATAACATCGTTACATCTCCTTCTCTTAAGTAGTTTTCAAAAGTCCTATAACCTTAATTCAATTAACTTTTCAAGACTCACCAAACCATAGCCTCATCCTCATCCTCCTCTTCTTCTGACTTTTGTTTTTCATCAGCTATAGCACTTTGGATTTCGTTCATTTTCTTTTTATCTAAAATATAGAATTTCATAGCTATAATTGAAATAAGCCAACCTAAGATTGGAATACCAAATGCTATGATTAAGGTCATAATCAATAATGGTGTAGTGAGCGTCTCTCCCAATTGTGGAAATTCATTTTTATAGCCAATTATGGCTACGAGAAATCCGACAAGTGCTGGTGCCAGAGAAGAGACCATTTTATCAATAAAGGAGAATATGGTTCCTATCATTCCAGGTACGTAACGTCCCGTCTTAAATGTTTCATAATCAGAAACGTCTGCGATCATTGGAATAACAATAGATGGCGTCAACGTTCCAATCCCTGTACCGATGCTGAACAAAATTAGGAAGACGATTGTTATTCCTCCCATACTTTCAAGTGAAATGATAGAAGGATCGATGATTAAGAAAAAGGGAATTAATATTCCAAACGAAATCACGCCTAGCCATGATGCTTTTACCAGAGTATTTTTCATGCCGCTTTTTCTTGCATACATAACTCCTAAAAAAGTAATGATTAGCCCCGGCACAATTGTAATTAGTGAAATGGTACCACTCAGTGCATAATCACCAAGCATAATTCCGAAAAACATAACCATAACCGGTGCTTGTCTCATAACCAGGGAAGCAACCTTATCTGTTGATGCAGCGATCACTAACATTTGCAGCGGTCTATTTGCCTTGAAAATTGGCAAGTAATCACGAAATCTAGTATTCACCGTCAAATCAGCTAACCCAAAGTATTCTTTTCTGTCTTTATTCCAAATTGCTATGGTTGCCAAAACAGTAAAAACACCGGCGGCTATCATTACGATTGTATTCAATTCTGTAAAGAGCGCCATGTTGAAGTCTCCGTGTTTGGCAATTAGATAGGAAGCCACAAAAATCTGTCCACCGGTGAAAACGCCAATGTTATAAACTGAATCAAAAATGGAAAAAAGAGGACGCTGCTTAGGGTGGTTCGTTAAAACGGTCTGTCCAGCTTTTGTTACAGCTGTCTGCATCGTATAACCAATGATATAAACCGCATAAGCAGCAATAAAAAAGATCATTTGAAATTCCTCAGGCAGTTGATGAGTCACATTGTACATAGTTAAGATAGAACCTGCTATAATAATATTTCCTATTATCATAATAGGTCTGAACTTACCAAATTTCGATTCCGTCTTATCAATGATGAATCCAATAATCGGATCGGTAATTCCATCAAACACGCGCATAAATGTCAATATTGTACTGATAACTACGACGGTTAATCCAGCAACTCCAGTTGCATAATAAGATACAAACGTCAGGGTAAATAGATATAAATTTGTTGCCGTATTATTTAGTGCGAATAATGCAATCTGCCATATTTTCGCTGAATTGTACCCATAGCTTTTGTTCGTGACAATTGACTCAGACATTAAAATCCCCCCTGTATTGGCTGATCATGAACAACTTTTAACGGCCAGTGATTGAAACCCCTTTCATTTACCTGTATGAATCATTCACTCTTCGTGCTCCCATGGCTCTGCCATTAGAAATGTAATATACAATTATGCACCTCCACC encodes the following:
- the uidA gene encoding beta-glucuronidase, which codes for MLYPITTNTRGIVDLNGIWDFKLDHGEGFEQEWQKRSLEDTLNMAVPTSYNDVGVTKEIRNHIGWVWYEREFHVPNYMNQERMVLRFGSATHVAKVYLNGELLMEHKGGFTPFEKEINDHVQNGTNRLTVAVNNIVDETTLPVGHYHEHEVDGLGTVVENSPNFDFFNYAGIHRPVKIYTTPKSYVKDITVVTDVNGENGIVKYDVESAGGQSEVNISVLDEEKRVVAEAQGASGEVEIKDVHLWQPLNSYLYTLRVELLESESVVDQYDQPFGVRTVEVAENQFLINGEPFYFKGFGKHEDSHVHGRGMDEALNVMDFQLMKWIGANSFRTAHYPYSEEIMRLADREGLVIIDETPAVGVHLNFGAALLGDTEPRDTWKEIGTYDHHVDVIKELITRDKNHPSVVLWSIANEPASEEEGAYEYFKPLVELAKELDPQDRPVTIVTYLKSTPDKCKVGDLVDVLALNRYYGWYLQGGQLDLAKAKLKEEFEGWEERCPGKPIIMTEYGADTIAGLHDVDPVMFTEEYQVEYLDANHEIFDQFENFVGEHIWNFADFQTSQGVIRVQGNKKGIFTRERKPKLAAHKMRERWANIPDFNYKKIREKIGQN
- a CDS encoding MFS transporter — translated: MSESIVTNKSYGYNSAKIWQIALFALNNTATNLYLFTLTFVSYYATGVAGLTVVVISTILTFMRVFDGITDPIIGFIIDKTESKFGKFRPIMIIGNIIIAGSILTMYNVTHQLPEEFQMIFFIAAYAVYIIGYTMQTAVTKAGQTVLTNHPKQRPLFSIFDSVYNIGVFTGGQIFVASYLIAKHGDFNMALFTELNTIVMIAAGVFTVLATIAIWNKDRKEYFGLADLTVNTRFRDYLPIFKANRPLQMLVIAASTDKVASLVMRQAPVMVMFFGIMLGDYALSGTISLITIVPGLIITFLGVMYARKSGMKNTLVKASWLGVISFGILIPFFLIIDPSIISLESMGGITIVFLILFSIGTGIGTLTPSIVIPMIADVSDYETFKTGRYVPGMIGTIFSFIDKMVSSLAPALVGFLVAIIGYKNEFPQLGETLTTPLLIMTLIIAFGIPILGWLISIIAMKFYILDKKKMNEIQSAIADEKQKSEEEEDEDEAMVW